A stretch of the Streptomyces sp. NBC_00078 genome encodes the following:
- the deoC gene encoding deoxyribose-phosphate aldolase — protein sequence MPTNAPTAARTLSDVAASDSTLRRFLHGLPGVDAVGLEGRAASLGTRSIKTTAKAYAIDLAISMVDLTTLEGADTPGKVRALGAKAVRPDPTDRTTPSTAAVCVYPDMVPAAKEAVAGSTVKVASVATAFPAGRAALDVKLADVRDAVAAGADEIDMVIDRGAFLAGNYLKVYDEIVAVKEASGAARLKVIFETGELSTYDNIRRASWLGMLAGADFIKTSTGKVAVNATPANTLLMLEAVRDFRAQTGVQVGVKPAGGIRTSKDAVKFLVIVNETAGEDWLDNHWFRFGASSLLNDLLMQRQKLATGRYSGPDYVTVD from the coding sequence ATGCCCACCAATGCACCCACAGCAGCTCGCACTCTCTCGGACGTCGCCGCGTCCGACAGCACGCTGCGCCGCTTCCTTCACGGGCTGCCCGGCGTCGACGCGGTCGGCCTGGAGGGGCGGGCCGCGTCCCTCGGCACCCGTTCCATCAAGACGACCGCGAAGGCGTACGCCATCGACCTCGCCATCTCGATGGTCGACCTGACGACGCTGGAAGGCGCGGACACCCCGGGCAAGGTCCGGGCGCTCGGCGCCAAGGCGGTCCGCCCCGACCCCACCGACCGTACGACCCCCTCGACCGCGGCCGTCTGCGTCTACCCCGACATGGTGCCCGCGGCCAAGGAGGCCGTCGCCGGCTCGACCGTGAAGGTCGCCTCGGTCGCCACCGCCTTCCCGGCGGGGCGCGCCGCGCTCGACGTGAAGCTGGCCGACGTGCGCGACGCGGTCGCCGCGGGCGCCGACGAGATCGACATGGTCATCGACCGCGGGGCGTTCCTCGCGGGCAACTACCTGAAGGTGTACGACGAGATCGTCGCCGTGAAGGAGGCCTCGGGCGCCGCCCGCCTGAAGGTCATCTTCGAGACCGGCGAGCTGTCGACGTACGACAACATCCGCCGCGCGAGCTGGCTGGGCATGCTGGCGGGCGCGGACTTCATCAAGACATCCACGGGCAAGGTCGCCGTCAACGCCACCCCCGCGAACACCCTGTTGATGCTGGAGGCGGTCCGCGACTTCCGCGCCCAGACCGGCGTCCAGGTCGGCGTGAAGCCCGCGGGCGGTATCCGCACCTCCAAGGACGCCGTCAAGTTCCTGGTCATCGTCAACGAGACGGCGGGCGAGGACTGGCTGGACAACCACTGGTTCCGCTTCGGCGCCTCCTCGCTCCTGAACGACCTGCTGATGCAGCGTCAGAAGCTGGCCACCGGCCGCTACTCCGGCCCCGACTACGTGACGGTGGACTGA
- a CDS encoding aldehyde dehydrogenase family protein, with translation MASAFDYAPAPESRSVVDIAPSYGLFIDGEFTEAADGKVFKTVSPSTEEVLSEIAQAGEADVDRAVRAARRAFENWSALPGAERAKYLFRIARIIQERSRELAVLETLDNGKPIKETRDADLPLVAAHFFYYAGWADKLDHAGFGGQPRPLGVAGQVIPWNFPLLMLAWKIAPALATGNTVVLKPAETTPLSALFFADVCRQAGLPKGVVNILPGYGDAGAALVAHPDVNKVAFTGSTAVGKEIAKTVAGSRKKLTLELGGKGANIVFDDAPIDQAVEGIVNGIFFNQGQVCCAGSRLLVQESVQDELLESLKRRLSTLRLGDPLDKNTDIGAINSAEQLSRITSLVERGEAEGAERWSPACELPSSGYWFAPTLFTNVTQAHTVARDEIFGPVLSVLSFRTPDEAVAKANNTPYGLSAGIWTEKGSRILAVAGRLRAGVIWSNTFNKFDPTSPFGGYKESGFGREGGRHGLEAYLDV, from the coding sequence ATGGCATCCGCATTCGATTACGCACCGGCGCCCGAGTCCCGCTCAGTCGTCGACATCGCCCCCTCCTACGGCCTGTTCATCGACGGCGAGTTCACGGAGGCGGCCGACGGCAAGGTCTTCAAGACGGTCTCGCCGTCGACCGAGGAGGTCCTCTCCGAGATCGCCCAGGCGGGCGAGGCGGACGTCGACCGCGCCGTGAGGGCCGCCCGCAGGGCCTTCGAGAACTGGTCGGCGCTGCCCGGAGCCGAGCGCGCGAAGTACCTCTTCCGCATCGCCCGCATCATCCAGGAGCGCAGCCGCGAACTGGCCGTCCTGGAGACGCTGGACAACGGCAAGCCCATCAAGGAGACGCGCGACGCCGACCTCCCCCTGGTCGCCGCGCACTTCTTCTATTACGCGGGCTGGGCCGACAAGCTCGACCACGCCGGGTTCGGCGGGCAGCCCCGCCCCCTTGGCGTCGCCGGCCAGGTCATCCCCTGGAACTTCCCGCTGCTGATGCTGGCGTGGAAGATCGCCCCGGCCCTGGCGACCGGCAACACGGTGGTGCTGAAGCCCGCCGAGACGACCCCGCTCTCCGCGCTGTTCTTCGCGGACGTCTGCCGCCAGGCCGGGCTGCCCAAGGGTGTCGTCAACATCCTTCCGGGCTACGGCGACGCGGGCGCCGCGCTCGTGGCGCATCCGGACGTGAACAAGGTCGCCTTCACCGGCTCCACGGCCGTCGGCAAGGAGATCGCGAAGACCGTCGCGGGCAGCCGCAAGAAGCTCACACTCGAACTGGGCGGCAAGGGCGCCAACATCGTCTTCGACGACGCCCCGATCGACCAGGCGGTGGAGGGGATCGTCAACGGCATCTTCTTCAACCAGGGCCAGGTGTGCTGCGCGGGCAGCCGTCTCCTCGTCCAGGAGTCGGTCCAGGACGAGCTGCTGGAGTCCCTGAAGCGCAGGCTCTCCACCCTCCGCCTCGGCGACCCGCTGGACAAGAACACGGACATCGGCGCGATCAACTCCGCCGAGCAGCTCTCCCGCATCACCTCGCTGGTCGAGCGGGGCGAGGCGGAGGGCGCCGAGCGCTGGTCACCTGCGTGCGAACTCCCCTCGTCCGGCTACTGGTTCGCCCCGACGCTCTTCACGAACGTCACCCAGGCGCACACCGTCGCCCGTGACGAGATCTTCGGGCCCGTGCTGTCCGTCCTCAGCTTCCGCACCCCGGACGAGGCCGTGGCGAAGGCCAACAACACGCCGTACGGACTGTCGGCGGGCATCTGGACGGAGAAGGGCTCGCGCATCCTGGCGGTCGCGGGCAGGCTCCGGGCCGGGGTCATCTGGTCCAACACGTTCAACAAGTTCGACCCGACGTCGCCGTTCGGCGGTTACAAGGAGTCGGGCTTCGGCCGCGAGGGCGGCCGCCACGGTCTGGAGGCGTACCTCGATGTCTGA